Proteins from one Chroococcidiopsis sp. CCMEE 29 genomic window:
- a CDS encoding MBL fold metallo-hydrolase, whose protein sequence is MANLNLRRPQNVSGDFYVDSTCIDCDTCRWMTPEVFHRAGGLSAVYHQPETEAERLRSLQALLACPTASIGTVEKPQDIKAAQLSFPIPVAENVYHCGYHAENSYGAASYLIQRPEGNVMVDSPRWTSPLVKRLEEMGGIRYLYLTHRDDVADHQKYSEHFGCDRILHADEISFETRDVEIQLTGLQPFQLAPELLIIPVPGHTKGHTVLLYSNKFLFTGDHLAWSSRSNQLAGFPGACWYSWPEVIESMRRLVNYSFEWVLPGHGRRYHTDAETMRQKLLQGIAWMEQVS, encoded by the coding sequence ATGGCTAATTTAAATTTGCGTCGCCCCCAAAATGTTAGCGGTGATTTTTATGTGGATAGTACCTGTATTGATTGTGATACCTGTCGCTGGATGACTCCAGAGGTATTTCATCGGGCTGGGGGACTATCGGCGGTTTATCATCAACCAGAAACCGAGGCGGAACGGTTGCGATCGCTCCAAGCGCTATTAGCTTGCCCCACTGCTTCCATTGGCACGGTTGAGAAGCCACAGGATATTAAAGCAGCTCAGCTGAGTTTTCCCATTCCAGTAGCCGAAAATGTTTACCACTGCGGTTACCATGCAGAAAATTCCTACGGTGCTGCTAGCTATTTAATTCAGCGACCGGAAGGTAATGTGATGGTTGATTCTCCCCGCTGGACGTCACCGCTTGTGAAGCGGCTGGAGGAGATGGGTGGGATTCGTTATTTGTACCTGACTCACAGAGATGATGTTGCGGATCATCAAAAGTACAGCGAGCATTTTGGATGCGATCGCATTCTCCACGCGGATGAAATTAGTTTTGAGACTCGTGATGTGGAAATTCAACTAACTGGGTTGCAACCATTTCAACTTGCTCCTGAGCTGTTAATTATTCCAGTCCCTGGTCATACTAAAGGACACACAGTTTTGCTCTACAGCAATAAGTTTCTGTTCACAGGCGATCACCTTGCTTGGTCTAGCCGCAGCAATCAGTTAGCGGGTTTCCCTGGTGCATGTTGGTATTCCTGGCCAGAAGTGATCGAGTCAATGCGCCGCCTGGTTAACTACTCATTTGAGTGGGTGTTACCAGGTCACGGTCGTCGTTACCATACTGATGCAGAGACGATGCGCCAGAAACTTTTGCAAGGTATCGCTTGGATGGAACAAGTGAGTTGA
- a CDS encoding decaprenyl-phosphate phosphoribosyltransferase, protein MTSITKISHPYYYLLKAMRPHHWVKNLVVFAAPLFALQLDATSVLLASVAFIVFSLTASSFYLINDVADVKADRQHPIKCKRPIAAGLVPVPVALLTAVTCLAGSLLISFSITPWLGISVGTYALVQTGYNLGLKHEPIIDILCISAGFVLRALGGAAATAVPVSDWFVLCVGLLALYLGIEKRKAELKSLGSKGTTRRVLKQYTLPWLNRMESVVTASTLMSYSLWAIDEAKSHWMLATIPFVTYGIFKYQALSEQGEGEAPEITLFKSTQLFLTLLLWALTSLLILSLS, encoded by the coding sequence ATGACCAGCATAACTAAGATTAGCCATCCCTATTATTATCTGCTTAAGGCAATGCGTCCCCACCATTGGGTTAAAAATTTGGTGGTGTTTGCTGCTCCTCTATTTGCTCTGCAACTTGATGCAACATCAGTACTATTAGCAAGTGTAGCCTTCATAGTTTTCTCTTTGACTGCTAGTAGTTTTTATTTAATCAATGATGTTGCTGATGTTAAGGCAGACCGTCAACACCCCATTAAGTGTAAGCGCCCGATCGCAGCTGGTTTAGTGCCTGTTCCAGTTGCTCTTTTAACAGCAGTGACGTGTTTAGCCGGAAGCTTACTAATCAGTTTTTCTATCACTCCATGGCTAGGAATTTCAGTTGGTACCTACGCCTTGGTTCAGACTGGTTATAACCTAGGGCTCAAACATGAACCCATTATTGATATTCTGTGCATCTCCGCTGGATTTGTTCTAAGAGCATTAGGGGGAGCAGCTGCTACTGCTGTGCCAGTTTCTGATTGGTTTGTCCTATGTGTAGGTCTTCTAGCTTTGTATTTGGGAATCGAAAAACGTAAGGCTGAACTTAAATCTTTAGGAAGTAAAGGAACAACAAGGAGAGTACTAAAGCAGTACACATTGCCTTGGTTAAACCGGATGGAAAGTGTTGTAACTGCGAGTACGCTCATGTCATATTCTCTGTGGGCAATTGATGAAGCAAAATCTCACTGGATGCTCGCTACAATCCCCTTTGTAACGTATGGAATTTTCAAGTATCAAGCCTTATCTGAACAAGGAGAAGGAGAAGCACCAGAGATAACTCTATTTAAAAGCACCCAGCTCTTCTTAACTCTTCTGCTATGGGCCTTGACTAGCCTTTTAATTCTTTCTCTCTCATAG